CCTGCCAGTGACTTTGTGATTCTCACAAAGAAGTTTGATCGAGCTTGGCCGTCGGCGGAGTCCTCCGATAATTGCTCTATTTTGCGTCTTGGGCGGGGCGAAATTTCACCCCGCAGTTATTATGGCGGATTTTTCGGTAAGATTTTTTATATTTTCCAAGCGGTTCGAGTTGCCGAAAAGATTCACCGCTCCCAGCCATTTTCGGCTATTTGGGGAATGATGGCTTCCTATGCCGGCATTGCCGCTTTAATATTTAAGTTGCGACACCCAAGCGTGCCCTTTTTGCTTACTTTGCAGGAAGGCGACTCCGAAGCGCATATTTTGAGAAAAGTAGGAATTTTTTATCCATTTTGGAGAAAGATATTTAAAAAGGCGGATAGCATACAAGTTATAAGTAGGTATTTGGCGAATTTTGCTAGGCGCCACGGAGCTATTTGCCCGATTGAGGTGATCCCGAACGGAGTGGATTTGTCTGATTATGGGACCGATAGGACTTATGAGTCTTATAAGACCAATACATCTAATGAGCCTTATGTGATCATCACCACTTCCCGATTAGTTCATAAGAACGGAGTAGATATTTTGATTGCTTCGTTGCCGTTGCTACATACTACTAACTACAAGCTACTAATTTTAGGCGACGGCCCGGATAAAGAAAAATTAAAGGACCTGGCCATTCAGTTGGGTGTTTCCGATAAGATAGAGTTCCTTGGCCACGTCGAACCCGATCTCATTCCTTCCTACTTGCTACAAGCTACTATCTTCGTCCGCGCCTCTCGCTCGGAGGGCTTGGGAAACTCATTTCTTGAGGCGATGGCCGCCGGGTTGCCTGTAATTGGAACTCCGGTCGGCGGCATCCCGGATTTTTTGAAGGATGGAGAAACGGGCATTTTCTGCCGAGTGGACGATCCGAAGGATTTAGCGAGAAAGATCAACCTCTTGATAGAGAATAAGGATTTATACAAAAAGATTTCGGAGTCGGGGCGGGTTTTGGTCGCCAAAAATTATTCTTGGGATGAAATATCTTCAAAAATGAGCTTAATTTTCCAATCCCTTAATACTAAATACTTGCTACTTACTACTCGTTTGTTGATTGCGACTGGAATATACCCCCCGGACATCGGAGGGCCGGCGACCTATACGGTGCTTATGGAGAAAGAGCTGCCAAAGCGTGGCTTTGCAGTGGATCATTTGGCCTTCACGGATTATCGGAAGAAGCCCAAGGTAATTCGCCATTTCCTATATTTATGGGATTGCTGGAGGAAGGCGAAAAATTTTGATGCGATTTACGCGCAAGATCCGGTAAGTGTTGGCTTGCCTGCGTTAATCGCCGCCCGACTTCGCGGCAAAAAGTTTTTCATCCGCGTCGCCGGAGATTATGCTTGGGAGCAATCGGCCCAGCGTTTTGGCGTAAAAGAGACGATAGACGAGTTCCAAAATAAGAAATATGGCTTCCGGGTCGGAGTGTTGCGGGCAATCCAGCGCTTTGTTGTTGGTCGCGCTGATTTAGTTATTACGCCGAGCAATTATTTCAGGAAACTTGTCGGCGGCTGGATAAAAAATCCGGAGAAAGTAAAAACTATCTATAACGGAATTGAGCTAGAAAGAATTCAGAAAACAAATCTACAAAACTCGAACGCCAAACTTATTGCTTCCACCGGACGCCTAGTCCCCTGGAAGGGCTTTGATGTATTAATAGAATTGATGAAAGAAGAGGATCTAAAAGATTGGTCCCTTCGAATATACGGCGATGGCCCGGACAAACAAAAACTGCAGAATCTGATATCCAAAAATGATCTTCAAGACAGAGTTTTATTAGTAGGGGCGCAGGATAGAAAAACTTTACTTAGCGATGCCGAAGCCGCCTCAATATTTGTGTTGAATACCACTTTCGAGAGTTTTTCTTTTCAGGTCGTTGAAGAGATGTATCGAGGTGTTCCCGTTGTTACTACCAATATTGGCAGCCTGCCTGAATTGATTGAAAACAATAAAGAGGGCATATTGGTTGAGCCAAACAATAAGGGTCAGATATTGGATGCTATAAAGAAAATTTCCCAAGATGAAGCTTTTCGGGAATTGATTGTTAAAAATGCCCAGGAGAAAGCCCAACAATTTTCTATAACCAGAACTGTCGATAATCTAGTAAAATTAATAAGCAATTAAATATGGATGTACAAGTAAATAAAACTCATTACTTCCGCAAAAAATACGACGACCTTGATCGGTTTATTTCCTATTTCTATCAGGTCGATCTATCGCAGGAAGCGATCAGTAAAGAAGCGAAGGTTTTGGAGATTGGAAAAGGAAACGGGTTTTATTCTGACTATATGAAAAAACTCGGGTATCAGGTTTCGACCTGTGATTTTGATAAGGATCTTAGCCCAGATGTGGTGGCCGATATCCGCAAACTTCCTTTCCCGGATAACAGTTTTGATCTGGTGACGGCGTTTGAGGTTCTTGAGCATCTTCCTTTTGAGGACGTTGAGGTCGCATTAGCTGAATTAAAAAGAGTTTCCAGCGGCAAGGTTCTTATTTCTGTTCCATATAAATCTACTTATTTTGAGATGGTTTTAAAGTTTCCCTTTGTTCGCACGATTCTTCGCCGGATGTTTTTGGATATACACTTCCGGATTCCGCTGGTTTTCGGCGGCATCAAGGTTTCCGGCCAGCATTATTGGGAAGTAGATTTGTTTAAAACCCCTTTGCGAAAAGTTCGGAAGGTAATCCGGAAATTCTTTGCGATTGAGAAAGAGGTCAGCCCGGTGCTGGATCATTATCACCGATTCTTCGTTCTGAAAAAATAATGAAGGTTTTACTACTATCAACCGATAGTCAGATATTCAACGAAGCGAGCCAAGTGCGCGCTCGAATTTTAGAATACG
The sequence above is a segment of the bacterium genome. Coding sequences within it:
- a CDS encoding glycosyltransferase family 4 protein, whose product is MSKPCVAVFSLAYHPFVGGAEIAVKEIISRNPASDFVILTKKFDRAWPSAESSDNCSILRLGRGEISPRSYYGGFFGKIFYIFQAVRVAEKIHRSQPFSAIWGMMASYAGIAALIFKLRHPSVPFLLTLQEGDSEAHILRKVGIFYPFWRKIFKKADSIQVISRYLANFARRHGAICPIEVIPNGVDLSDYGTDRTYESYKTNTSNEPYVIITTSRLVHKNGVDILIASLPLLHTTNYKLLILGDGPDKEKLKDLAIQLGVSDKIEFLGHVEPDLIPSYLLQATIFVRASRSEGLGNSFLEAMAAGLPVIGTPVGGIPDFLKDGETGIFCRVDDPKDLARKINLLIENKDLYKKISESGRVLVAKNYSWDEISSKMSLIFQSLNTKYLLLTTRLLIATGIYPPDIGGPATYTVLMEKELPKRGFAVDHLAFTDYRKKPKVIRHFLYLWDCWRKAKNFDAIYAQDPVSVGLPALIAARLRGKKFFIRVAGDYAWEQSAQRFGVKETIDEFQNKKYGFRVGVLRAIQRFVVGRADLVITPSNYFRKLVGGWIKNPEKVKTIYNGIELERIQKTNLQNSNAKLIASTGRLVPWKGFDVLIELMKEEDLKDWSLRIYGDGPDKQKLQNLISKNDLQDRVLLVGAQDRKTLLSDAEAASIFVLNTTFESFSFQVVEEMYRGVPVVTTNIGSLPELIENNKEGILVEPNNKGQILDAIKKISQDEAFRELIVKNAQEKAQQFSITRTVDNLVKLISN
- a CDS encoding class I SAM-dependent methyltransferase, encoding MDVQVNKTHYFRKKYDDLDRFISYFYQVDLSQEAISKEAKVLEIGKGNGFYSDYMKKLGYQVSTCDFDKDLSPDVVADIRKLPFPDNSFDLVTAFEVLEHLPFEDVEVALAELKRVSSGKVLISVPYKSTYFEMVLKFPFVRTILRRMFLDIHFRIPLVFGGIKVSGQHYWEVDLFKTPLRKVRKVIRKFFAIEKEVSPVLDHYHRFFVLKK